A single window of Sparus aurata chromosome 22, fSpaAur1.1, whole genome shotgun sequence DNA harbors:
- the alkal2a gene encoding aLK and LTK ligand 2a translates to MSGLRKHFNMGLVLLMCALTGHCGESAPSTATPAAAAGRDAHRDFRRIVEIMKQVEESRGRHGAARTEPPSVPRAMSAPVEARDLRYLKTEREEKTVVVPPSRKKEKFLKHITGPLYFSPKCRKHVYKLYHHTRDCTIPAYFKRCARLLTRLAGSPQCTEG, encoded by the exons ATGAGCGGACTGCGGAAGCACTTCAACATGGGACTGGTGCTACTGATGTGCGCGCTGACCGGACACTGCGGCGAGAGCGCGCCCTCGACGGCGACGCCGGCAGCTGCAGCCGGCAGGGACGCGCACCGGGACTTCAGGCGGATAGTCGAGATCATGaagcaggtggaggagagcCGGGGTCGGCACGGTGCGGCGAGGACCGAGCCTCCGTCGGTGCCGCGGGCGATGAGCGCTCCGGTGGAGGCGAGGGATTTACGCTACCTGAAAACcgaaagagaggagaagactGTCG tcGTACCCCCCAGTCGAAAGAAGGAGAAGTTCCTGAAACATATAACAG gtcCGCTTTACTTCAGTCCCAAGTGCAGGAAGCACGTGTACAAGCTCTACCACCACACCAGAGACTGCACAATACCTGCAT aCTTCAAGAGATGTGCGAGGCTTCTCACGCGACTAGCTGGCAGCCCGCAGTGCACGGAGGGGTAG